Proteins encoded by one window of Streptomyces uncialis:
- a CDS encoding HAMP domain-containing sensor histidine kinase, whose product MSGPAGRPGPHLTDGTTGEAAGLGPGSEKLRPFSIKTKLGTLVVVSVFITTGLLMIAVRTETELRFITVFSVIATLLITQFVAHSLTAPLDDMNTVARSISHGDYTRRVRGHDRKDELGDLATTINRMADDLEAQDRQRKELVANVSHELRTPIAGLRAVLENVVDGVSAADPETMRTALKQTERLGRLVETLLDLSRLDNGVVPLRARRFEVWPYLSGVLKEANMVASARAGIASGSGSHTRTDVHLHLDVWPPELTGHADPERIHQVVANLIDNAVKHSPPHGRVTVKARRGTGAESLSLEVMDEGPGIPESEWHRVFERFNRGPYTDPAGAVGGAAGGPGGPRPAPPGPGGSDGGTGLGLAIARWAVDLHGGRIGVAESARGCRIQVILPGLSRGQG is encoded by the coding sequence ATGAGCGGCCCCGCCGGTCGGCCCGGCCCGCATCTGACGGACGGTACGACGGGCGAGGCGGCGGGACTCGGTCCCGGCTCCGAGAAGCTGCGTCCGTTCTCGATCAAGACGAAGCTCGGCACGCTGGTCGTGGTGTCGGTGTTCATCACGACCGGGCTGCTGATGATCGCGGTGCGCACCGAGACGGAGCTGCGGTTCATCACCGTGTTCTCGGTGATCGCGACGCTGCTGATCACCCAGTTCGTGGCGCACTCGCTGACCGCGCCGCTGGACGACATGAACACGGTCGCCCGGTCCATATCGCACGGGGACTACACCCGGCGGGTGCGCGGCCACGACCGCAAGGACGAGCTGGGCGATCTCGCGACGACCATCAACCGGATGGCCGACGACCTGGAGGCCCAGGACCGCCAGCGCAAGGAACTCGTGGCGAATGTCTCGCACGAGCTGCGGACCCCGATCGCGGGGCTGCGGGCGGTGCTGGAGAACGTGGTGGACGGGGTCTCGGCCGCCGACCCGGAGACCATGCGCACGGCGCTGAAGCAGACGGAGCGCCTCGGCCGGCTGGTGGAGACGCTGCTGGACCTGTCCCGCCTGGACAACGGGGTCGTACCGCTGAGGGCGCGCCGTTTCGAGGTGTGGCCGTATCTGTCGGGCGTGCTGAAGGAGGCGAACATGGTGGCCTCGGCGCGGGCCGGGATCGCCTCGGGTTCCGGCAGTCACACCCGTACGGACGTGCATCTGCATCTCGATGTGTGGCCGCCGGAGCTGACCGGGCACGCCGATCCCGAGCGCATCCACCAGGTGGTCGCCAATCTGATCGACAACGCCGTGAAGCACAGTCCCCCGCACGGCCGGGTCACGGTGAAGGCCCGCCGGGGCACCGGCGCGGAGTCCCTGAGCCTGGAGGTCATGGACGAGGGGCCCGGTATCCCCGAGTCGGAGTGGCACCGGGTGTTCGAGCGCTTCAACCGGGGCCCCTACACCGACCCGGCGGGCGCCGTGGGCGGGGCGGCAGGCGGGCCCGGGGGGCCGCGGCCGGCGCCGCCGGGGCCCGGGGGCAGTGACGGCGGTACGGGGCTGGGGCTGGCGATCGCGCGCTGGGCGGTGGATCTGCACGGGGGCCGGATCGGGGTCGCGGAGTCGGCGCGGGGTTGCCGGATCCAGGTCATCCTTCCGGGGCTGTCACGAGGCCAAGGTTGA
- a CDS encoding multifunctional oxoglutarate decarboxylase/oxoglutarate dehydrogenase thiamine pyrophosphate-binding subunit/dihydrolipoyllysine-residue succinyltransferase subunit: MSSQSPSNSSSPSLRPGGAPTTERAGQGQDPAAAFGANEWLVDEIYQQYLQDPNSVDRAWWDFFADYKPGAAATPVPADTAAPGTQAEKPAAVSPAVPSASPAPAAKAPATPAAPAKGATAQGAPAAPQAKPAASAPAPAKAAPAKAAPAAEQAPAAEAPAGPEFVTLRGPSAAVAKNMNASLEVPTATSVRAVPVKLLFDNRIVINNHLKRARGGKISFTHLIGYAMVQAIKAMPSMNHSFTVKDGKPTLVKPEHINFGLAIDLVKPNGDRQLVVAGIKKAETLNFFEFWQAYEDIVRRARDNKLTMEDFTGVTVSLTNPGGLGTVHSVPRLMPNQSVIMGVGSMDYPAEFQGTSQDTLNKLGISKVMTLTSTYDHRVVQGAASGEFLRVVANLLLGQEGFYDEIFEALRIPYEPVRWLKDIDASHDDDVTKAARVFELIHSYRVRGHVMADTDPLEYRQRKHPDLDITEHGLTLWDLEREFAVGGFAAKSMMKLRDILGVLRDSYCRTTGIEFMHIQDPKQRRWIQDRVERPHSNPEREEQLRILRRLNAAEAFETFLQTKYVGQKRFSLEGAESVIPLLDAVIDSAAESRLDEVVIGMAHRGRLNVLANIVGKSYAQIFREFEGNLDPKSMHGSGDVKYHLGAEGTFTGLDGEQIKVSLTANPSHLEAVDPVLEGVARAKQDIINKGGTDFTVLPVALHGDAAFAGQGVVAETLNMSQLRGYRTGGTVHIVINNQVGFTAAPESSRSSMYATDVARMIEAPIFHVNGDDPEAVVRVARLAFEFRQAFNKDVVIDLICYRRRGHNESDNPAFTQPLMYDLIDKKRSVRKLYTESLIGRGDITLEEAEQALQDFQGQLEKVFTEVREATSQPSEVPLPEPQAEFPVTVNTAVSQEVVKRIAESQVNIPERVTVHPRLLPQLQRRAAMVEDGTIDWGMGETLAIGSLLMEGTPVRLSGQDSRRGTFGQRHAVLIDRETGEDYTPLLYLSEDQARYNVYDSLLSEYAAMGFEYGYSLARPESLVMWEAQFGDFVNGAQTVVDEFISSAEQKWAQTSGVTLLLPHGYEGQGPDHSSARPERFLQLCAQNNMTVAMPTLPSNYFHLLRWQVHNPHHKPLVVFTPKSMLRMKAAASKAEEFTTGGFRPVIGDTRAEASAVRKVVFCAGKVYYDLEAERVKRDITDTAIIRIERLYPLPGKELQAEISKYPNAEKYLWAQEEPANQGAWPFIALNLIDHLDLAVGADIPHGERLRRISRPHGSSPAVGSAKRHQAEQEQLVREVFEA, encoded by the coding sequence GTGTCGTCACAGTCCCCCAGTAATTCGAGCTCCCCCAGCCTTCGGCCAGGAGGCGCCCCCACAACCGAACGAGCAGGGCAGGGTCAGGACCCCGCCGCTGCTTTCGGTGCCAATGAGTGGCTCGTCGACGAGATCTATCAGCAGTACCTCCAGGACCCGAACTCGGTAGACCGCGCCTGGTGGGACTTCTTCGCCGACTACAAGCCGGGGGCAGCTGCCACCCCGGTCCCGGCGGATACCGCGGCCCCCGGTACGCAGGCTGAGAAGCCCGCCGCCGTGAGCCCGGCCGTCCCCAGCGCGTCGCCCGCACCCGCGGCCAAGGCTCCGGCCACGCCCGCGGCCCCGGCGAAGGGCGCCACCGCACAGGGTGCCCCCGCCGCGCCGCAGGCCAAGCCCGCCGCGTCCGCTCCCGCGCCCGCCAAGGCCGCTCCGGCGAAGGCGGCACCCGCCGCCGAGCAGGCGCCGGCCGCGGAGGCACCCGCGGGGCCGGAGTTCGTCACGCTGCGCGGCCCGTCGGCCGCTGTCGCGAAGAACATGAACGCCTCGCTGGAGGTGCCCACGGCCACGTCCGTGCGCGCCGTGCCGGTGAAGCTCCTGTTCGACAACCGCATCGTGATCAACAACCATCTGAAGCGCGCCCGGGGCGGGAAGATCTCCTTCACCCACCTCATCGGGTACGCGATGGTGCAGGCGATCAAGGCCATGCCGTCGATGAACCACTCCTTCACGGTGAAGGACGGCAAGCCGACGCTGGTCAAGCCGGAGCACATCAACTTCGGCCTCGCCATCGACCTCGTGAAGCCCAACGGTGACCGCCAGCTGGTCGTCGCGGGCATCAAGAAGGCCGAGACCCTGAACTTCTTCGAGTTCTGGCAGGCCTACGAGGACATCGTCCGCCGCGCCCGTGACAACAAGCTCACGATGGAGGACTTCACCGGCGTCACGGTCTCGCTGACCAACCCGGGGGGCCTCGGTACGGTCCACTCCGTGCCGCGGCTGATGCCGAACCAGTCGGTGATCATGGGCGTCGGTTCCATGGACTACCCGGCGGAGTTCCAGGGCACGTCCCAGGACACCCTGAACAAGCTCGGTATCTCCAAGGTCATGACGCTCACGTCGACCTACGACCACCGGGTCGTCCAGGGTGCCGCCTCCGGCGAGTTCCTGCGGGTCGTCGCGAACCTCCTGCTCGGCCAGGAGGGCTTCTACGACGAGATCTTCGAGGCGCTGCGCATCCCCTACGAGCCGGTCCGCTGGCTCAAGGACATCGACGCCTCGCACGACGACGACGTCACCAAGGCCGCCCGGGTCTTCGAGCTGATCCACTCCTACCGGGTCCGCGGCCATGTCATGGCCGACACCGACCCGCTGGAGTACCGCCAGCGCAAGCACCCCGACCTGGACATCACCGAGCACGGTCTCACCCTGTGGGACCTGGAGCGGGAGTTCGCGGTCGGCGGCTTCGCGGCCAAGTCGATGATGAAGCTGCGGGACATCCTCGGGGTGCTCCGCGACTCGTACTGCCGCACCACCGGCATCGAGTTCATGCACATCCAGGACCCGAAGCAGCGCCGCTGGATCCAGGACCGGGTCGAGCGTCCGCACAGCAACCCGGAGCGCGAGGAGCAGCTGCGCATCCTGCGCCGGCTGAACGCCGCCGAGGCGTTCGAGACGTTCCTCCAGACCAAGTACGTCGGTCAGAAGCGGTTCTCGCTGGAGGGCGCCGAGTCCGTCATCCCGCTGCTGGACGCGGTCATCGACTCGGCGGCCGAGTCCCGGCTGGACGAGGTCGTCATCGGGATGGCGCACCGCGGCCGGCTGAACGTCCTCGCGAACATCGTCGGCAAGTCGTACGCGCAGATCTTCCGGGAGTTCGAGGGCAACCTCGACCCGAAGTCGATGCACGGCTCCGGCGACGTGAAGTACCACCTGGGCGCCGAGGGCACCTTCACCGGTCTCGACGGCGAGCAGATCAAGGTCTCGCTCACCGCGAACCCCTCGCACCTGGAGGCCGTCGACCCGGTCCTCGAAGGGGTCGCGCGCGCCAAGCAGGACATCATCAACAAGGGCGGTACGGACTTCACGGTCCTGCCGGTCGCCCTGCACGGTGACGCGGCCTTCGCGGGCCAGGGTGTCGTGGCCGAGACGCTGAACATGTCGCAGCTGCGCGGTTACCGCACGGGCGGCACGGTCCACATCGTCATCAACAACCAGGTCGGCTTCACCGCCGCCCCGGAGTCGTCCCGCTCGTCGATGTACGCGACGGACGTGGCGCGGATGATCGAGGCGCCGATCTTCCATGTGAACGGCGACGACCCCGAGGCCGTCGTCCGGGTGGCGCGGCTCGCGTTCGAGTTCCGTCAGGCGTTCAACAAGGACGTCGTGATCGACCTCATCTGCTACCGCCGCCGCGGTCACAACGAGTCCGACAACCCGGCGTTCACCCAGCCGCTGATGTACGACCTGATCGACAAGAAGCGCTCGGTGCGCAAGCTGTACACCGAGTCCCTGATCGGTCGCGGTGACATCACGCTGGAGGAGGCCGAGCAGGCGCTCCAGGACTTCCAGGGGCAGCTGGAGAAGGTGTTCACGGAGGTCCGTGAGGCCACCTCGCAGCCGTCCGAGGTGCCGCTGCCCGAGCCGCAGGCCGAGTTCCCGGTCACGGTGAACACGGCGGTCTCCCAGGAGGTCGTCAAGCGGATCGCCGAGTCGCAGGTCAACATCCCCGAGCGGGTCACCGTCCACCCGAGGCTGCTGCCGCAGCTCCAGCGCCGTGCGGCGATGGTGGAGGACGGCACGATCGACTGGGGCATGGGCGAGACCCTCGCCATCGGCTCGCTGCTGATGGAGGGCACCCCGGTGCGGCTGTCCGGCCAGGACTCCCGCCGCGGCACCTTCGGCCAGCGGCACGCGGTGCTCATCGACCGGGAGACCGGCGAGGACTACACCCCGCTGCTGTACCTGTCGGAGGACCAGGCCCGTTACAACGTCTACGACTCCCTGCTGTCGGAGTACGCGGCGATGGGCTTCGAGTACGGCTACTCGCTGGCCCGTCCCGAGTCCCTGGTGATGTGGGAGGCGCAGTTCGGTGACTTCGTGAACGGCGCGCAGACGGTGGTGGACGAGTTCATCTCCTCCGCCGAGCAGAAGTGGGCCCAGACCTCGGGTGTCACGCTGCTGCTGCCGCACGGTTACGAGGGCCAGGGCCCGGACCACTCGTCCGCCCGCCCGGAGCGGTTCCTCCAGCTCTGCGCGCAGAACAACATGACGGTCGCGATGCCGACCCTGCCGTCGAACTACTTCCACCTGCTGCGCTGGCAGGTCCACAACCCGCACCACAAGCCGCTGGTCGTCTTCACCCCGAAGTCGATGCTGCGGATGAAGGCGGCGGCGTCGAAGGCGGAGGAGTTCACGACGGGCGGCTTCCGTCCGGTCATCGGTGACACCCGTGCCGAGGCGTCGGCGGTCCGCAAGGTCGTCTTCTGCGCGGGCAAGGTGTACTACGACCTGGAGGCCGAGCGGGTCAAGCGCGACATCACCGACACGGCGATCATCCGTATCGAGCGGCTGTACCCGCTGCCGGGCAAGGAGCTCCAGGCGGAGATCTCCAAGTACCCGAACGCCGAGAAGTACCTGTGGGCCCAGGAAGAGCCCGCGAACCAGGGTGCGTGGCCGTTCATCGCGCTGAACCTGATCGACCACCTCGACCTGGCGGTCGGGGCGGACATCCCGCACGGTGAGCGGCTGCGGCGGATCTCCCGTCCGCACGGTTCGTCGCCCGCGGTGGGTTCGGCGAAGCGGCACCAGGCGGAGCAGGAGCAGCTGGTCCGTGAGGTGTTCGAGGCGTAG
- a CDS encoding DUF6104 family protein: MYFTDRGIEELEKRRGEEEVSFEWLAEQLRAFVDLNPDFEVPVERLATWLARLDDEED; encoded by the coding sequence TTGTACTTCACCGATCGTGGTATCGAGGAACTGGAGAAGCGGCGGGGCGAGGAGGAGGTCAGCTTCGAGTGGCTCGCGGAGCAGTTGCGGGCGTTCGTGGACCTCAACCCCGACTTCGAGGTCCCGGTGGAACGTCTGGCGACGTGGCTGGCCCGTCTGGACGACGAGGAGGACTGA
- a CDS encoding DUF4097 family beta strand repeat-containing protein, which produces MSEWSVADPQKLTFDAPLTELHVRLVNGTVNVVGTESSSARLQVSEIEGPPLVVTHEDGVLTVAYEDLPWKGFLRWLDRKGWQRSAVVSLTVPAGTRVEVGVVGAGAVVSGIEGRTEVKGITGDTTLVALAGPVRTDTVAGNIEAHRLTGDLRFNSVSGDLTVVESSGSSVRGDSVSGSMIVDLDPTGGPADISLTSVSGEIAVRLPHPADAEVEANTASGSLSNHFEDLRVSGQWGAKRITGRLGSGSGTLKASTVSGSIALLRRPPADHHDSPPVPDPAAAPTGDGTDRKVL; this is translated from the coding sequence ATGTCCGAGTGGTCCGTCGCAGATCCGCAGAAGCTCACCTTCGACGCCCCGCTGACGGAGCTCCACGTGCGGCTCGTCAACGGAACGGTCAATGTCGTGGGCACCGAGAGCAGTTCCGCGCGGCTCCAGGTCTCCGAGATCGAGGGCCCGCCCCTGGTGGTGACCCATGAGGACGGCGTCCTGACGGTCGCGTACGAGGATCTGCCCTGGAAGGGCTTCCTGCGCTGGCTGGACCGCAAGGGCTGGCAGCGCAGCGCGGTGGTCTCGCTGACGGTCCCCGCCGGGACCCGGGTGGAGGTCGGCGTCGTCGGCGCGGGAGCGGTCGTCTCCGGCATCGAGGGGCGCACCGAGGTCAAGGGCATCACCGGTGACACCACCCTCGTCGCGCTCGCGGGCCCCGTCCGCACCGACACGGTCGCCGGGAACATCGAGGCGCACCGGCTGACCGGCGACCTCCGCTTCAACTCCGTGTCCGGCGACCTCACCGTCGTCGAGAGCTCCGGCTCCTCCGTACGGGGCGACTCCGTCAGCGGCTCCATGATCGTGGACCTCGACCCCACCGGCGGCCCCGCCGACATCAGCCTCACCAGCGTCTCCGGCGAGATCGCCGTCCGGCTGCCGCACCCGGCGGACGCCGAGGTCGAGGCGAACACCGCGAGCGGCAGCCTCTCCAACCACTTCGAGGACCTCCGGGTCAGCGGCCAGTGGGGCGCCAAACGGATCACCGGACGGCTCGGCAGCGGCAGCGGAACGCTGAAGGCGAGCACCGTGTCCGGTTCGATCGCCCTGCTGCGCCGGCCGCCCGCCGACCACCACGACTCCCCGCCCGTACCCGACCCCGCCGCCGCGCCCACCGGGGACGGCACCGACCGGAAGGTGCTGTGA
- a CDS encoding PadR family transcriptional regulator — protein MPPVFAHGRLRLYLLKLLDEAPRHGYEVIRLLEERFQGLYAPSAGTVYPRLAKLEAEGLVTHTTEGGRKVYSITDAGRAELAGRSGELADLELEIGESVAELAAEIRDDVRGAAGDLRRDMRAAAKQARTSGGKDFPDPSDLLDGAWGDKEAWQRAKDDIRRAKQEWKDQARRAKDESRRARDEAQRARTQAQEAQAQAQEQVQRIARKVQEQVQSHFQRGEWPTGVREGLSELAKEFGDFGKDFRWGGGQPTAAPEPPAPPQDAPPTKPGGQVPDWADEEPSGDPARDLDRLLDRFRDGIRDTARDHGVTDAQFREARRHLSEAAAGIAAALHPGGARSD, from the coding sequence ATGCCTCCTGTCTTCGCCCATGGCCGACTGCGTCTCTACCTCCTGAAGCTCCTGGACGAGGCCCCCCGGCACGGTTACGAGGTGATCCGCCTCCTGGAGGAGCGCTTCCAGGGGCTCTACGCGCCCTCCGCCGGCACCGTGTACCCGCGGCTGGCCAAGCTGGAGGCCGAGGGGCTGGTCACCCACACCACCGAGGGCGGCCGGAAGGTCTACTCGATCACCGACGCGGGCCGCGCCGAGCTGGCCGGGCGCAGCGGTGAGCTGGCCGATCTGGAGCTGGAGATCGGCGAGTCGGTCGCGGAGCTGGCCGCCGAGATCCGGGACGACGTACGCGGGGCCGCGGGCGATCTGCGCCGCGACATGCGCGCGGCGGCGAAGCAGGCCCGTACGTCCGGCGGCAAGGACTTCCCCGACCCCTCCGACCTGCTCGACGGAGCGTGGGGCGACAAGGAGGCGTGGCAGCGCGCGAAGGACGACATCCGGCGCGCCAAGCAGGAGTGGAAGGACCAGGCCCGGCGCGCCAAGGACGAGAGCCGACGGGCCCGGGACGAGGCCCAGCGGGCCCGCACCCAGGCCCAGGAGGCGCAGGCGCAGGCCCAGGAGCAGGTCCAGCGGATCGCCAGGAAGGTGCAGGAGCAGGTCCAGTCCCACTTCCAGCGCGGCGAGTGGCCGACCGGGGTGCGGGAGGGGCTGTCCGAGCTGGCCAAGGAGTTCGGCGACTTCGGCAAGGACTTCCGCTGGGGCGGCGGACAGCCGACGGCGGCCCCGGAGCCCCCCGCGCCCCCGCAGGACGCGCCGCCCACAAAGCCGGGCGGTCAGGTACCGGACTGGGCCGACGAGGAACCGTCGGGTGATCCGGCGCGTGATCTCGACCGGCTCCTCGACCGGTTCCGGGACGGTATCCGTGACACGGCCCGCGACCACGGTGTCACGGACGCGCAGTTCCGGGAGGCCCGTCGGCATCTGTCCGAGGCGGCGGCGGGGATCGCGGCGGCTCTGCACCCCGGCGGGGCCCGTAGCGACTGA
- a CDS encoding Clp protease N-terminal domain-containing protein yields MFERFTKDARAVVVDALGHAERAGARTVGEEHLLLALFDREGSRASFALAALGADRRRDSVERALDDARRRGGLSRADSEALAGFGIDVDELVTRVEDGHGAGALASAGRRAGGRRGWFGRVPFAPESKDVLTRSLRIALGRREREIGDHHVLLAVTSRPGVGAEVLADHGVERLALERVLYGTAA; encoded by the coding sequence ATGTTCGAACGGTTCACCAAGGACGCGCGGGCCGTGGTCGTCGACGCGCTCGGGCACGCCGAACGGGCCGGGGCACGGACGGTGGGGGAGGAGCATCTGCTCCTCGCGTTGTTCGACCGGGAGGGCAGCAGGGCGTCCTTCGCGCTCGCCGCGCTGGGCGCCGACCGGCGACGGGACTCCGTGGAACGCGCGCTGGACGACGCGCGCCGCCGCGGCGGACTGTCACGCGCCGACTCCGAGGCCCTCGCCGGGTTCGGGATCGACGTGGACGAGTTGGTGACCCGGGTCGAGGACGGCCACGGGGCGGGGGCGCTGGCGTCCGCCGGCCGTCGCGCGGGCGGCCGTCGCGGGTGGTTCGGGAGAGTGCCGTTCGCCCCGGAGTCCAAGGATGTGCTGACGCGGTCGCTGCGGATCGCGCTGGGGCGGCGGGAGCGGGAGATCGGCGACCACCATGTACTGCTCGCGGTGACCTCCCGGCCGGGGGTGGGCGCGGAGGTCCTGGCCGACCATGGCGTCGAACGGCTCGCGCTGGAACGGGTGCTGTACGGCACGGCCGCCTGA
- a CDS encoding helix-turn-helix domain-containing protein encodes MTEATDLAARAGDRDPRVGLRAVAALRRLLERLEAVQVRAARAQGWSWQEIAAELGVSRQAVHKKHGRQ; translated from the coding sequence ATGACCGAAGCAACGGATCTCGCCGCGCGGGCGGGTGACCGCGACCCGAGGGTCGGACTCCGGGCGGTCGCCGCACTGCGCCGGCTGCTGGAGCGGCTGGAGGCTGTCCAGGTGCGCGCGGCCCGCGCGCAGGGCTGGTCGTGGCAGGAGATCGCGGCCGAACTGGGTGTCAGCAGGCAAGCGGTGCACAAGAAGCACGGGAGGCAGTGA
- a CDS encoding zinc-binding dehydrogenase: MFAAYAARIDRDHPLNGLELGERPAPVARDGWTTVNVRAASLNHHDLWSLRGVGLAEDKLPMILGCDAAGVDQDGNEVVLHSVIGQTGHGVGPREGRSILTEKYQGTFAEQVTVPVWNVLPKPSGLSFEEAACLPTAWLTAYRMLFTNAGVRPGDSVLVQGAGGGVATAAIVLGKAAGLRVFATSRDEAKRARALELGAVEALPAGARLPQRVDAVIETVGAATWSHSVRSLRPGGTLVISGATSGDAPSHAELTRVFFLELRIVGSTMGSKDELEDLLAFCASAGVRPVIDEVLPLDRAREGFERMEAGGQFGKIVLTV, from the coding sequence ATGTTCGCTGCCTATGCCGCTCGTATCGACCGTGATCACCCGCTGAACGGGCTGGAGCTGGGGGAACGTCCCGCCCCGGTGGCCCGGGACGGGTGGACCACCGTGAATGTCCGCGCCGCCTCGCTGAACCATCACGACCTGTGGTCCCTGCGGGGGGTCGGGCTCGCGGAGGACAAGCTTCCGATGATCCTCGGCTGTGACGCCGCCGGGGTGGACCAGGACGGCAACGAGGTCGTCCTGCACTCGGTGATCGGCCAGACCGGTCACGGTGTCGGACCCCGTGAGGGCCGGTCCATCCTGACGGAGAAGTATCAGGGCACCTTCGCCGAGCAGGTCACCGTACCGGTGTGGAACGTCCTGCCCAAGCCGTCCGGGCTGTCGTTCGAGGAGGCCGCGTGCCTGCCGACCGCCTGGCTCACCGCGTACCGGATGCTCTTCACCAACGCGGGGGTGCGGCCCGGGGACTCCGTCCTGGTGCAGGGCGCCGGCGGGGGCGTCGCCACCGCCGCCATCGTGCTGGGCAAGGCCGCCGGGCTGCGGGTGTTCGCCACCAGCCGGGACGAGGCCAAGCGCGCGAGGGCCCTGGAGCTGGGCGCGGTGGAGGCGCTGCCTGCGGGCGCGCGGCTGCCGCAGCGGGTGGACGCCGTGATCGAGACCGTGGGGGCGGCCACCTGGTCGCACTCGGTCAGGTCCCTGCGGCCCGGCGGCACGCTGGTGATCTCCGGTGCCACCAGCGGTGACGCGCCCTCGCACGCGGAGCTGACCCGGGTGTTCTTCCTGGAGCTGCGGATCGTCGGCTCGACCATGGGGTCGAAGGACGAGCTGGAGGATCTGCTGGCCTTCTGCGCGTCGGCGGGGGTGCGCCCCGTGATCGACGAGGTGCTGCCGCTGGACCGGGCCCGGGAGGGATTCGAGCGGATGGAGGCGGGGGGCCAGTTCGGGAAGATCGTGCTGACCGTGTAG
- a CDS encoding NAD(P)-dependent malic enzyme, producing MAAEIVNPRSDSDTAGATRVQGSAGHEAGGEPLDSFDPVFALHRGGKMAVQATVPVRDKDDLSLAYTPGVARVCSAIAEQPDLVHDYTWKSQVVAVVTDGTAVLGLGDIGPEASLPVMEGKAILFKQFAGVDAVPIALATKDTDEIIETVVRLAPSFGGVNLEDISAPRCFEIERRLQEALDIPVFHDDQHGTAVVTLAALRNAAKLTGRTLGDLRAVISGAGAAGVAISKFLLEAGIGDVAVADRKGVVSRDRDDLNPVKRELAEITNRAGLSGSLEAALAGADVFIGVSGGTVPEAAVASMAPRSFVFAMANPEPEVHPTVAHKYAAVVATGRSDFPNQINNVLAFPGIFAGALQVRASRITEGMKIAAANALAGVVGDDLAADYVIPSPFDERVAPAVTAAVAAAARAEGVARR from the coding sequence GTGGCAGCGGAGATCGTCAATCCTCGCAGCGACAGCGACACCGCCGGTGCGACGCGCGTCCAGGGCAGTGCGGGTCACGAGGCCGGGGGGGAGCCCCTCGATTCCTTCGATCCGGTGTTCGCGCTCCACCGGGGCGGCAAGATGGCCGTCCAGGCGACCGTCCCCGTCCGTGACAAGGACGACCTTTCCCTGGCGTACACCCCCGGTGTCGCCCGAGTGTGCAGCGCCATCGCCGAGCAGCCCGACCTGGTCCATGACTACACGTGGAAGTCGCAGGTCGTGGCCGTCGTGACGGACGGTACCGCCGTCCTCGGCCTCGGGGACATCGGTCCCGAGGCGTCCTTGCCCGTCATGGAGGGCAAGGCGATCCTGTTCAAGCAGTTCGCCGGCGTCGACGCGGTGCCGATCGCGCTCGCCACCAAGGACACCGACGAGATCATCGAGACCGTCGTGCGGCTCGCGCCCTCCTTCGGCGGTGTCAATCTGGAGGACATCTCCGCGCCGCGCTGCTTCGAGATCGAGCGCAGGCTCCAGGAGGCGCTCGACATCCCGGTCTTCCACGACGACCAGCACGGGACGGCCGTCGTCACGCTCGCGGCCCTGCGCAACGCCGCGAAGCTGACCGGGCGCACGCTCGGGGATCTGCGCGCGGTGATCTCCGGGGCGGGTGCCGCCGGGGTCGCCATCTCCAAGTTCCTGCTCGAAGCGGGGATCGGGGACGTCGCCGTCGCCGACCGCAAGGGTGTCGTCAGCCGGGACCGGGACGACCTCAACCCGGTCAAGCGGGAGCTCGCGGAGATCACCAACCGGGCCGGGCTGAGCGGCAGCCTCGAAGCGGCGCTCGCCGGGGCGGACGTCTTCATCGGGGTGTCCGGCGGGACGGTGCCGGAAGCGGCGGTCGCGTCGATGGCCCCCCGGTCGTTCGTGTTCGCCATGGCCAACCCGGAGCCCGAGGTGCACCCCACGGTCGCGCACAAGTACGCGGCCGTCGTGGCGACCGGGCGGTCCGACTTCCCCAACCAGATCAACAACGTCCTCGCCTTCCCCGGGATCTTCGCCGGGGCGCTCCAGGTGCGGGCGTCGCGGATCACGGAGGGGATGAAGATCGCGGCCGCCAACGCGTTGGCCGGGGTCGTCGGGGACGACCTGGCCGCGGATTACGTGATTCCCTCGCCGTTCGACGAGCGGGTCGCTCCGGCGGTGACCGCGGCGGTGGCCGCGGCGGCGCGGGCGGAGGGTGTCGCCCGTCGCTGA